The following DNA comes from Methanosarcina vacuolata Z-761.
GAGACATTGGATGCCAGTTCAGCCGAAGCACAGGGTTCTATCTCTCCTATTCTGCCGACTTCCACATTTTTGAGATTCTTTAACCCGAGCCTTGCAGCAAGCACGTCATTAATGCCTCCTTCGGCTCTATCATAATTCGTATGCATGCTGTAAATGGAAATCCCGTTATCGAGGGCAAGCCTGAGAGATTCAGCCAGGGATTTTGAGATTTTGTTAATCGGATGGAAGATAAGGGTATGGTGGGTAATTAGAAGATTTGCTCTCATTTCTGCAGCTTTCTCAAGCGTATAAGAACTGGCATCGAGGGCAACTGCAATTTTTTCTATGTTATTTTCCAGGTTGAGAATTAGCCCGATCCTGCCTTCGTCAAAGTCTTCAGCAAGTTCAGGTGGCGCGATTTCTTCGAGAATTTCTACAACTTTCATAAGTTCCATGAAAAAGACCTCTGATGTCCGGAAGGGACGAATACTTATTTATTAAATTTTGAAACTTCCGAGATTTCCTTTCCTGATTCTGTTAAATATACACGACCTTATAAAGAAAACGACTCTATATAAGAAGTTTATTCAAAATTGAAACAGTACAAAAAATTAAAATATCTTATGTTAAGATAACTTATAGAGTTTAGACAAATTTCTGATTAAAACGACCTTAATACTACCATATAGATCTAACCAGTTTAGACAAATAAATTACAAATTTTAAATGATCCTGGATTTTAATGAAGAAACCATGAAATTGGAGTTAATAAAGTAACATCGAGTTAGAAAATTGTAAATCATAGGGGAGTGCTGGGGCAAAATCAATGCATCGAATTGTAAAATACGGATGGTATCATATGAATGGTATCATATGAATGGTATCATTCGTGAATAAGCAGTTAGTAATTATATATAATTTAAAAAATACAAAAAATGAAGAGCCGTAGCCATTACAGCAGCTCAAAATGCATGCTTCCAGTGCGAAAATCCAGTATAAAGAGATTAAATTCAAGGAAGGTAACTATGGCTAAGAAGCTTGCACTGATTGCATTA
Coding sequences within:
- a CDS encoding Nif3-like dinuclear metal center hexameric protein → MELMKVVEILEEIAPPELAEDFDEGRIGLILNLENNIEKIAVALDASSYTLEKAAEMRANLLITHHTLIFHPINKISKSLAESLRLALDNGISIYSMHTNYDRAEGGINDVLAARLGLKNLKNVEVGRIGEIEPCASAELASNVSKTLQTPVIYAGEKEGISRVMVVGGSGFATEFLEIARANRVDAFISSELKHNILREYEDLCLIDATHYATENPGMEALCSRLREISGLEVEFIEQPSGLKAIDKS